In the genome of Fulvivirga maritima, one region contains:
- a CDS encoding nucleoside deaminase: MGLSIHSDEHYMREALKQATIASEQGEIPVGAVVVANNTIIARAYNQTEALGDPTAHAEMLALTSATNFLGTKYLSDCSLYVTLEPCGMCAGALYWSQLGKLVYAAADDKRGFMTINPAMLHPKTKIVRGPFAEEAGQMVTTFFKGLRGK; the protein is encoded by the coding sequence ATGGGGTTATCAATACATAGTGATGAACATTATATGCGAGAAGCCTTAAAGCAGGCAACCATAGCCTCAGAGCAGGGGGAGATACCTGTGGGGGCCGTGGTAGTGGCTAATAATACCATTATAGCTCGTGCTTATAACCAGACCGAAGCTTTAGGAGACCCTACCGCTCATGCAGAAATGCTGGCCTTAACATCTGCTACAAATTTTTTAGGAACAAAATACCTTTCTGACTGTTCATTATATGTAACATTAGAACCCTGCGGAATGTGCGCAGGAGCCTTGTACTGGAGCCAGCTGGGGAAGCTGGTATATGCTGCGGCAGATGATAAAAGAGGGTTTATGACTATTAACCCCGCTATGCTGCACCCTAAGACTAAAATAGTACGAGGGCCTTTTGCCGAAGAGGCAGGGCAGATGGTTACAACGTTTTTTAAAGGGCTGAGAGGTAAATAA
- a CDS encoding NADP-dependent oxidoreductase translates to MGEEGVPLHYYLGVLGMPGLTAYFGLMDIGQPKEGETVVVSGAAGAVGLVVGQIAKIHGCKVVGIAGSDEKIEMLKSEFGYDEGINYKTAGNMQEAVKKACPDGVDIYYDNVGGEVSDGVIMNLNFHARIPLCGQIALYNSKETPTGPRIQPMLLTRSVLMKGFIVGNYQDKFPEGMRKLGQWVREGQVKFTETIIEGFDQLPEAFLGLFTGKNQGKMIVQA, encoded by the coding sequence GTGGGCGAAGAAGGTGTGCCTCTTCATTATTACCTGGGAGTGCTGGGTATGCCCGGACTTACGGCTTATTTTGGGTTAATGGATATCGGTCAGCCAAAAGAAGGGGAGACTGTAGTGGTTTCCGGAGCAGCAGGTGCTGTAGGGCTGGTAGTAGGACAGATAGCTAAAATTCATGGCTGTAAAGTAGTAGGTATTGCAGGCTCTGATGAAAAAATAGAGATGCTGAAGAGCGAGTTTGGCTATGATGAGGGTATCAATTATAAAACTGCAGGAAACATGCAGGAGGCCGTTAAAAAAGCTTGTCCTGATGGGGTAGATATTTATTATGATAATGTAGGAGGTGAAGTTTCTGACGGCGTTATTATGAATCTGAATTTTCACGCACGAATTCCTCTGTGTGGTCAAATAGCCTTATATAATAGCAAAGAAACCCCCACAGGGCCAAGAATACAGCCTATGCTATTGACAAGAAGTGTACTTATGAAAGGATTCATCGTAGGTAACTACCAAGATAAATTCCCTGAAGGCATGAGAAAGCTGGGGCAATGGGTGCGAGAAGGTCAAGTGAAGTTTACTGAAACCATAATAGAAGGATTTGATCAGTTGCCAGAGGCATTTCTGGGATTGTTTACTGGTAAAAATCAAGGAAAAATGATAGTACAGGCTTAG
- a CDS encoding penicillin-binding transpeptidase domain-containing protein: MRIIISTHLLLLAFLPLCAQNRYQAFLDECKVQGSITVYNYQTGQWITNDIDDSNKPSVPASTFKIMNSLILLEQGVIKDEKQLVPWIGKENYDMSKYGKRPDTYHDMSLTEAYKFSVPWVYVELGKKMSKKQYKEILNNSAYGNNDLSVEGLDFWNFGDFAVSPADQVKMLIGVYEETLPFSQRSFQIVKNMMLEEETESYSIRAKTGWTNKDGRDIGWWIGYVEKGEEVYFFATRITKNRSEKNDQFINCRKGITRKVLKDLGIL, from the coding sequence ATGCGAATAATTATTTCTACTCACCTTCTGCTTCTGGCTTTTTTGCCCTTATGTGCGCAGAACCGTTATCAGGCTTTTTTAGATGAATGTAAAGTGCAGGGCAGTATCACTGTTTATAATTATCAGACCGGGCAATGGATTACTAATGATATAGATGATAGTAACAAACCTTCTGTTCCTGCCTCTACCTTTAAAATTATGAATTCATTGATTTTGCTGGAACAAGGTGTGATTAAAGACGAAAAGCAATTAGTGCCGTGGATAGGGAAGGAAAATTATGATATGTCAAAATACGGAAAGCGACCGGATACTTATCATGATATGTCGTTAACTGAAGCATATAAATTTTCTGTTCCATGGGTTTATGTGGAGCTGGGTAAAAAGATGAGCAAAAAACAATACAAGGAAATACTAAACAACTCGGCTTATGGAAATAATGACTTGTCAGTAGAAGGTTTAGACTTCTGGAATTTTGGAGATTTTGCGGTGTCACCGGCAGATCAGGTAAAGATGCTGATTGGTGTTTATGAAGAAACGCTGCCTTTCTCTCAAAGGTCTTTTCAGATTGTTAAAAACATGATGCTTGAAGAAGAAACAGAAAGTTACTCCATAAGAGCTAAAACCGGGTGGACTAATAAAGATGGTCGAGATATTGGCTGGTGGATTGGGTATGTGGAAAAAGGAGAAGAGGTATATTTTTTCGCTACCAGAATTACTAAAAATCGAAGTGAGAAAAATGATCAGTTTATTAACTGTAGAAAGGGTATAACAAGAAAAGTGCTGAAAGACTTAGGTATTCTTTGA
- a CDS encoding PAS domain-containing protein — protein MLQSAADYKNLLDALETLVYGVNTEGHITYANKSFLTFIGLAEDQLIGHPFWELAENADELEKAFELQISKKKEKASYWLKFKEKASLKQTITFSFKETISQGSVVATPITASPLDSNDQPFDLTNSILNSMSESVAVYNTDGQLIKVNSAGKKMFGFELETPIKEIAQGTINIFHPDKETPLSLEEHPKFRVLNGEYIDNYELYVVNNITNKGIFISINGRPITDTNGAIVGAIIVGSNITQRKYSEFESRKQSDLLDQAQKNGTNRPLGS, from the coding sequence ATGTTACAAAGTGCGGCAGATTATAAAAACCTTCTTGATGCCCTGGAGACGTTGGTATATGGTGTGAACACTGAAGGTCATATCACCTATGCCAATAAATCATTTTTAACCTTTATAGGGCTTGCAGAAGACCAACTGATAGGTCATCCTTTCTGGGAATTGGCAGAAAATGCCGATGAATTAGAAAAAGCATTTGAATTACAAATATCAAAAAAGAAGGAAAAAGCTAGTTATTGGCTTAAATTCAAAGAAAAAGCTTCTTTAAAGCAAACCATTACTTTTTCCTTTAAAGAAACCATTAGCCAGGGATCAGTAGTAGCCACTCCCATTACTGCTAGCCCATTAGACAGTAATGACCAACCCTTTGATCTTACTAACTCCATTTTAAACTCTATGTCTGAGTCGGTGGCCGTTTATAACACAGATGGTCAATTGATCAAGGTAAATTCTGCAGGCAAGAAAATGTTTGGTTTTGAGTTGGAAACTCCCATTAAGGAAATAGCTCAGGGAACTATCAACATTTTTCATCCAGATAAAGAAACTCCGCTATCCTTAGAGGAGCACCCCAAATTCAGAGTTTTAAATGGAGAATATATTGATAACTATGAGCTCTATGTAGTTAATAACATTACCAATAAAGGCATTTTTATAAGCATTAATGGCAGACCTATTACAGATACTAATGGCGCTATTGTAGGAGCCATAATAGTAGGCAGCAACATTACACAAAGAAAATACTCCGAATTCGAATCTCGCAAACAATCCGATCTGCTAGATCAGGCACAAAAAAATGGCACAAATAGGCCATTGGGAAGTTGA
- a CDS encoding BCCT family transporter, protein MNKQKMKKSSNKVFDFHYPVFIPSAIVIIFFVVIAIVYGQPLNDFFLDFRNLLYDKIGWLFILTVNVLLIAAIWLSFSKFGKIKLGGRNATPDFSNFAWYSMLFSAGMGIGLIFYGVAEPIQHFATPPIPVKGEVSAAEQAFKFTFLHYGFHPWAVYGMIALAFAFFTFNRKLPLTVRSLFAPLLGRKIHGIIGHMVDTLAVIACLFGLATTLGFGAQQVGSGLNFLFGIPNDIKTQIIFISITTGLATASIVSGLDKGVKILSILNIRIAVIFMLLMLIIGPTVFLFDSIIENIGLYLQNLLSLGSYTEVYSDTKWQNNWTIFYWAWWIAWSPFVGIFIARVSKGRTIREFLTGVVILPTLFSFVWFTIFGSSAIYLELNHLADISQAVSNDISTALFEMLKHYPLTTVMSCIGILLVISFFVTSSDSGSLVVDFITTGGKLDAPVGTRIFWALIEGLLAISLLVGGGLGTLQTAVMIAALPFAIILLTMTYSLYVGLRRERVKYLRHRVARNIRVQNTQMDRWMEDYEADEEEEEEEEEL, encoded by the coding sequence ATGAATAAACAAAAGATGAAGAAGAGCTCCAATAAGGTTTTTGATTTTCATTACCCAGTATTTATTCCATCCGCTATTGTAATCATATTTTTTGTTGTTATAGCCATTGTTTACGGGCAACCGCTAAACGATTTTTTTCTGGACTTCAGAAATTTACTATACGACAAAATTGGTTGGCTTTTTATCCTAACTGTAAACGTATTATTGATAGCCGCCATATGGCTGTCCTTCAGTAAATTTGGTAAGATAAAGCTCGGCGGGCGTAATGCCACTCCTGATTTCAGCAACTTTGCCTGGTACTCCATGCTATTTTCTGCTGGTATGGGTATTGGCCTTATCTTTTACGGTGTTGCCGAGCCTATTCAGCACTTTGCTACTCCTCCTATTCCTGTAAAAGGCGAAGTATCAGCAGCAGAACAGGCTTTCAAATTCACCTTCTTACATTACGGTTTTCACCCCTGGGCAGTATATGGCATGATCGCTTTGGCATTTGCCTTTTTTACATTCAACAGAAAGCTGCCTTTAACAGTAAGATCATTATTTGCTCCTTTATTAGGAAGAAAAATTCACGGTATAATAGGCCATATGGTAGATACGCTGGCGGTAATAGCCTGTTTATTTGGCTTGGCCACCACCCTGGGTTTTGGTGCTCAGCAGGTAGGCTCCGGTCTGAACTTCCTATTCGGGATACCTAATGATATAAAAACACAGATTATCTTCATCTCTATTACCACCGGCCTAGCAACAGCTTCCATTGTTTCCGGCCTAGATAAAGGGGTGAAAATACTGAGTATTCTCAACATAAGAATAGCGGTAATATTTATGCTGCTTATGCTAATAATAGGCCCTACGGTTTTCCTTTTCGATTCTATTATTGAAAACATAGGCCTGTATCTTCAAAATCTTTTATCTCTGGGTTCATATACCGAGGTGTATTCAGATACTAAATGGCAAAACAACTGGACTATATTCTACTGGGCCTGGTGGATAGCCTGGAGTCCTTTTGTAGGTATTTTCATTGCTCGTGTATCTAAAGGAAGAACTATACGCGAATTTTTAACAGGAGTAGTTATACTGCCTACGCTATTCTCATTTGTGTGGTTCACCATTTTTGGTTCATCAGCCATTTACCTGGAGCTAAATCACCTGGCAGATATTTCACAAGCAGTGAGCAATGACATTTCCACCGCTTTATTCGAAATGCTGAAGCACTACCCTCTTACTACTGTAATGAGCTGCATTGGTATACTACTGGTAATCAGTTTCTTTGTCACTTCCAGTGATAGTGGATCATTAGTAGTAGACTTTATAACTACCGGCGGTAAACTAGATGCTCCTGTAGGCACAAGAATATTCTGGGCGCTGATAGAAGGGTTATTAGCCATATCACTCCTAGTAGGTGGTGGACTGGGCACTTTACAAACAGCAGTAATGATAGCTGCCTTACCATTTGCCATCATCTTACTTACCATGACCTACTCACTGTATGTAGGCTTACGGCGAGAAAGGGTTAAATACCTGCGTCATAGAGTAGCCAGGAATATTAGAGTGCAAAACACTCAAATGGATCGCTGGATGGAAGACTACGAAGCCGATGAAGAAGAAGAGGAGGAAGAGGAAGAATTATAA
- a CDS encoding response regulator, with the protein MDKEEKERLKVLHSYQIMDTDVDVILDNITALAANICQVPITLISLLDDKRQWFKSKVGLEASETPIEQAFCWYPVRDKKFMQVTDATADDRFVDNPLVTGDPNIRFYAGCPLLSPTGHALGTLCVIDDKPKELTEDQKDSLKMLAKLVMAYLEKNKEQQVLMDVINTKNDLFHLMSHEIKAPLNEIMGVYYLLDDPKLGYEIEKKDVQLLKNSTENLFNVVNELLDNDQMYGGGLKDKQIVFNLKSLLGELITEFKNDKDNLKINYDLAIPDFLVGEPLRLKQLLRLCLRRFAKKSPNLLVLFIELLEEGEEDLKVSFAVSRTDGIGHFTDDTDNFPITFTEQLVKMLGAEFEEKEDVINFSLYLRKMDYSSGMAKMNKDEDVLDGLKVLLVEDMETNRYIAGRFLDSWGIKYDVAHDGFEALKMVSHHHYDLILMDLQMPGMDGYEATDKIKSIEEGKYSSIPIIALTASVTLMGKGRFTDTGLEGFISKPFNPQELKSSILRVVKRSV; encoded by the coding sequence GTGGACAAGGAAGAAAAAGAACGCCTGAAAGTGCTGCATTCGTATCAGATTATGGATACTGATGTGGATGTTATTCTTGATAATATTACGGCACTGGCAGCTAATATTTGTCAGGTACCCATAACCCTAATTTCTTTATTGGATGATAAGCGGCAGTGGTTTAAGTCTAAAGTTGGTCTTGAAGCCTCTGAAACGCCTATAGAACAGGCTTTTTGCTGGTATCCGGTAAGAGATAAAAAGTTTATGCAGGTAACTGATGCTACGGCAGATGATCGCTTTGTGGATAATCCGCTGGTTACTGGTGATCCTAATATCAGATTTTATGCCGGCTGTCCGCTGCTGAGCCCTACAGGTCATGCTTTAGGTACTTTATGCGTAATTGATGATAAGCCTAAAGAACTTACTGAAGATCAAAAGGATTCTTTAAAGATGCTGGCCAAGTTGGTAATGGCTTATCTGGAAAAGAATAAAGAGCAGCAAGTGCTTATGGATGTCATAAATACTAAAAATGACCTTTTCCACCTGATGAGCCATGAAATAAAAGCTCCGCTTAATGAAATAATGGGCGTTTATTACTTGCTTGATGACCCTAAACTCGGTTATGAAATTGAGAAAAAGGACGTTCAGCTATTAAAAAACTCCACCGAAAATCTATTTAACGTAGTTAATGAGCTGCTGGATAATGATCAGATGTATGGTGGTGGGCTTAAGGATAAACAAATAGTTTTTAACCTGAAGTCATTACTGGGCGAGCTGATTACCGAGTTTAAAAATGACAAGGATAATCTGAAGATCAACTATGATCTTGCTATTCCTGATTTTCTGGTGGGCGAGCCGCTTAGATTAAAACAGCTGCTTAGATTGTGCTTGCGCAGGTTTGCTAAAAAATCCCCCAACCTATTGGTGCTTTTCATAGAGCTTTTGGAAGAAGGGGAGGAGGATTTAAAGGTGTCCTTTGCGGTTTCCAGAACCGATGGCATTGGGCATTTTACTGATGATACAGATAATTTTCCTATCACTTTTACAGAGCAACTGGTGAAGATGCTCGGCGCCGAGTTCGAAGAGAAAGAAGACGTCATTAACTTTAGCCTTTATCTTAGAAAGATGGATTATTCTTCAGGCATGGCTAAGATGAATAAGGATGAAGATGTGCTGGATGGGTTAAAAGTGCTTTTAGTTGAAGACATGGAGACCAACCGCTATATCGCTGGCCGTTTTCTTGATTCCTGGGGAATAAAATATGATGTAGCTCATGATGGTTTTGAAGCTTTGAAAATGGTCAGCCATCATCATTATGATCTTATTCTTATGGACTTGCAGATGCCGGGAATGGATGGCTATGAGGCTACAGACAAGATCAAAAGTATAGAAGAGGGCAAATATAGTTCTATCCCTATTATAGCGCTTACGGCCTCCGTAACGTTAATGGGGAAAGGCCGATTTACTGATACCGGACTCGAAGGTTTTATTTCAAAGCCATTTAATCCACAAGAATTGAAGTCATCAATTTTGCGAGTGGTTAAACGGAGTGTTTAA
- a CDS encoding response regulator — MAQIGHWEVDLQTKKIFWSAQTKKIHEVEEDYIPTFEEAVHFYDSESLPVISKTIEECIKTGNSWDLKLGIISAKGNYKYIRTIGQTETQNNTATKLYGVFQDISHDRKREEQLIAFVDAAPAAIAMFDTEMKYIAASDKWYKNYKLTDRKIIGLSHYEIFPEIGAEWKATHQQALSGEICKAEEDRFERYDGSIQWLKWEVRPWYDLSGKIGGIIMLTEDITLEKQAKEELRKAKEAAELAAEAKEEFLSTMSHEIRTPMNAVIGMTHLLLQEEKLPHQEENLKTLQFSAENLLVLINDILDFNKITAGKITLETVPFNLKELANNIRKSFQFKAQEKQIRLAFIYDNDIPERLIGDTTRINQILVNLVGNAVKFTSEGSVRITIQLLKDSQHEASISFSVKDTGIGIPEEYQANIFERFTQAEKETTRKFGGTGLGLAITKKLLELHNSDIELISKANEGSEFRFNITFPKAQKDPITDSPKTENVKELANLKILLVEDNVVNQLIATKFLENWEINVEVADDGQQAIEKLKNNTYNLVLMDLQMPVLDGYEATTAIRKDAAYDHLPIIALTADATTNIKEKVMKVGMNDFLTKPINPEELRTKIMLHAVEKIESSPAPKKEEAKSEITEETIDFTLIYQMAQNDTGFVITLIESFNKELKMFYDDFRNAANEANTSEMRGLIHKLKPSFELFGLDNLLNKLRETTKKVEAKETDQLNDEIQGIEESTKATLATLERKIKELKHSV; from the coding sequence ATGGCACAAATAGGCCATTGGGAAGTTGACTTACAAACCAAAAAAATATTCTGGTCTGCTCAAACTAAAAAGATTCATGAGGTAGAGGAAGACTACATTCCCACTTTTGAAGAGGCCGTTCATTTTTATGATTCCGAATCTCTTCCTGTAATATCCAAAACCATTGAAGAATGTATTAAAACGGGGAATAGCTGGGATCTGAAACTGGGCATTATCTCTGCCAAAGGTAATTACAAATATATCCGTACAATCGGGCAAACTGAAACCCAAAACAATACCGCTACCAAGCTATATGGTGTTTTTCAGGATATTAGCCATGATCGTAAACGTGAGGAGCAGCTCATAGCTTTCGTAGACGCCGCTCCTGCTGCCATAGCTATGTTTGACACTGAAATGAAATACATAGCTGCCAGCGATAAATGGTACAAAAACTATAAACTAACCGATAGAAAAATTATTGGGCTTTCTCATTATGAGATCTTCCCTGAAATAGGAGCAGAATGGAAAGCAACCCATCAACAGGCCCTTTCCGGGGAAATATGTAAGGCTGAAGAAGACCGTTTTGAGCGCTATGATGGCAGCATACAATGGCTGAAATGGGAGGTAAGACCTTGGTATGATCTTTCTGGCAAAATTGGTGGCATCATTATGCTTACTGAAGATATTACACTTGAAAAGCAGGCTAAAGAAGAGTTAAGAAAAGCCAAAGAAGCGGCAGAACTGGCAGCAGAAGCCAAGGAAGAGTTTCTCTCTACCATGAGTCATGAAATTCGTACGCCTATGAATGCTGTAATTGGCATGACCCACCTTTTACTGCAGGAAGAAAAGCTTCCTCACCAGGAGGAGAATCTGAAAACACTTCAGTTTTCTGCTGAAAATTTGCTGGTTCTCATCAATGACATCCTCGACTTCAATAAAATAACAGCTGGAAAAATAACCCTTGAAACGGTTCCTTTTAACCTGAAAGAACTGGCTAATAATATCAGGAAATCATTTCAGTTTAAGGCTCAGGAAAAGCAAATACGGCTGGCATTTATTTATGATAATGATATACCAGAAAGGCTCATTGGAGACACCACCCGTATTAATCAAATACTGGTTAATCTGGTAGGTAATGCGGTAAAATTTACTTCCGAAGGCAGTGTAAGAATAACTATTCAGCTACTAAAAGACTCTCAGCATGAGGCTTCCATCAGCTTCTCGGTTAAAGACACAGGCATTGGAATACCAGAAGAGTACCAGGCTAATATTTTTGAAAGATTTACTCAGGCAGAAAAAGAAACTACCAGAAAATTTGGCGGCACCGGTCTGGGCCTGGCCATTACCAAAAAGCTACTGGAGTTACACAATTCTGATATAGAGCTGATAAGCAAAGCAAACGAAGGTTCTGAATTCAGATTTAACATCACCTTCCCTAAAGCACAGAAAGACCCTATTACCGATAGTCCTAAAACCGAAAACGTGAAAGAGCTAGCTAACCTAAAAATACTATTAGTAGAAGATAATGTAGTGAACCAGCTAATAGCCACTAAGTTTCTCGAAAACTGGGAGATCAATGTGGAAGTAGCTGATGATGGACAGCAGGCCATAGAAAAGCTAAAAAACAACACTTACAATCTGGTGCTGATGGATCTACAAATGCCTGTGCTAGATGGCTACGAAGCCACTACGGCAATCAGGAAAGATGCTGCTTATGACCACCTTCCTATAATAGCACTAACCGCTGATGCTACCACTAATATCAAAGAAAAGGTAATGAAAGTAGGTATGAATGATTTTCTTACCAAACCCATAAACCCGGAAGAGCTCAGAACCAAAATAATGCTACATGCCGTAGAAAAAATAGAGTCGTCTCCTGCTCCTAAAAAAGAAGAAGCAAAATCTGAGATTACAGAAGAAACCATTGACTTTACGCTGATCTATCAGATGGCTCAAAATGATACAGGATTTGTAATTACATTAATAGAATCATTTAACAAAGAGCTGAAAATGTTTTATGATGACTTCCGTAATGCCGCTAACGAAGCCAACACAAGTGAAATGCGAGGCCTTATACATAAATTAAAGCCTTCCTTTGAGCTGTTTGGTCTTGATAACCTCTTAAACAAATTAAGAGAAACTACTAAAAAGGTAGAAGCGAAAGAAACAGATCAGCTTAACGATGAAATACAAGGCATTGAAGAATCAACCAAAGCTACTTTAGCCACATTAGAGCGTAAAATCAAAGAGCTTAAACACTCCGTTTAA
- the aspS gene encoding aspartate--tRNA ligase, with protein sequence MLRTHTCGELRINDVNSDVVLCGWVQRIRNKGSVIWVDLRDRYGITQLIFEEGHTEAAILDTANKLGREFVIKASGKVIERLSKNDKIPTGEIEVKVTDLEVLNKSKTPPFTIENDTDGGDDLRMKYRYLDLRRNNVRENLLLRHRIMQEARAYLDAQSFTEVETPVLIKSTPEGARDFVVPSRMNPGEFYALPQSPQTFKQLLMVSGFDRYFQIVKCFRDEDLRADRQPEFTQIDCEMSFVEREDIISTFEGMIKHLFKTVKGIDITEIDRMSYDDAMKFYGSDKPDTRFDMKFTELNEVAQNKGFNVFDSAELVVGICVEGCAEYTRKQLDALTDFVKRPQVGAKGLVYVKYNADGSFKSSVDKFYSQEDLQQWADAMGAKPSDLMLVLSGETDHTRKALNELRLHMGSELGLRDKNTYKILWVLDFPLLEWDEETSRFHAMHHPFTSPTPADLDKLESDPGEVKANAYDMVINGVEVGGGSIRIHDREIQQRMFKQLGFSDEEAKAQFGFLMDAFEYGAPPHGGIAFGFDRLCSLFGGSDSIRDFIAFPKNNAGRDVMIDSPSAIHLDQLNELGIKLKQ encoded by the coding sequence ATGCTTCGAACACATACTTGTGGTGAATTAAGAATTAACGATGTAAATTCAGATGTAGTATTATGCGGCTGGGTACAGCGCATAAGAAATAAAGGAAGTGTTATATGGGTTGATCTTCGCGACCGGTATGGCATTACTCAGCTTATTTTTGAAGAAGGACATACAGAAGCTGCTATATTGGATACCGCCAATAAACTAGGCAGAGAGTTTGTCATCAAAGCTTCAGGAAAAGTTATAGAACGCCTTTCTAAAAATGATAAAATACCTACGGGAGAAATTGAAGTAAAGGTTACTGACCTTGAAGTCCTTAATAAATCAAAGACTCCTCCTTTTACCATAGAAAATGATACTGATGGTGGTGATGATCTTCGTATGAAATATCGCTATCTGGATCTTAGAAGGAATAATGTAAGAGAAAACCTCTTACTAAGGCACCGCATTATGCAGGAAGCCAGGGCTTACTTAGATGCTCAGAGCTTTACTGAGGTAGAAACTCCGGTATTAATTAAGTCTACACCAGAGGGTGCTCGTGACTTTGTGGTACCATCAAGAATGAATCCTGGTGAGTTTTATGCCCTTCCTCAATCACCACAAACTTTCAAGCAGCTATTAATGGTATCTGGGTTCGACAGGTATTTTCAAATAGTAAAATGCTTCAGAGATGAAGACTTAAGAGCTGACCGTCAGCCAGAGTTTACGCAGATAGACTGTGAAATGTCATTTGTAGAGAGAGAAGACATTATCAGCACGTTCGAAGGCATGATAAAGCACCTCTTCAAAACAGTAAAAGGCATAGATATTACAGAGATAGACCGCATGAGCTATGACGACGCCATGAAATTCTATGGATCTGATAAGCCTGACACTCGTTTTGATATGAAATTTACAGAGCTCAATGAAGTAGCTCAAAACAAAGGATTTAATGTATTTGACAGTGCCGAGCTGGTAGTAGGTATTTGTGTAGAAGGTTGTGCAGAATATACCAGAAAGCAGTTAGATGCACTTACTGATTTTGTAAAAAGACCTCAAGTGGGAGCCAAAGGCCTGGTTTATGTAAAATATAACGCTGATGGTTCATTTAAATCTTCAGTAGATAAATTCTACAGTCAGGAAGACTTACAGCAGTGGGCTGATGCTATGGGAGCCAAGCCAAGCGACCTTATGCTGGTATTGAGTGGAGAAACTGATCATACCCGTAAAGCCCTTAACGAGCTAAGGCTACACATGGGTAGCGAGCTGGGCTTGAGAGACAAAAATACATATAAAATACTATGGGTATTAGACTTCCCTCTTTTAGAGTGGGATGAAGAAACGTCTCGTTTCCATGCAATGCACCACCCTTTCACCTCTCCTACTCCGGCTGATCTTGATAAACTGGAATCAGATCCTGGTGAAGTAAAAGCAAATGCTTATGATATGGTGATCAATGGTGTAGAAGTAGGTGGTGGATCTATAAGAATCCATGATAGAGAAATACAACAGCGTATGTTTAAGCAATTAGGCTTCTCTGATGAAGAGGCTAAAGCGCAGTTTGGTTTCTTAATGGATGCCTTTGAATATGGCGCTCCTCCTCACGGTGGTATCGCATTTGGTTTCGACAGACTATGCTCTTTATTTGGCGGATCAGACAGTATCAGAGACTTTATTGCATTCCCTAAAAACAATGCAGGTCGTGATGTTATGATTGATTCTCCTAGCGCTATTCACCTAGATCAGTTAAATGAATTAGGAATAAAATTAAAGCAATAA
- a CDS encoding transporter, whose protein sequence is MFKLLRTLFFLLLIAQTSLAQEAIFTDRPNTTDAIQLLAPGTLQTEFGYSRTKDGDFTSSDIPNINLKYGITNWLEMRLQTSYSRDKMDIEGIDTLSNEVDGLTPITIAPKIKVVEQNFLRPAITFAPTFTPGSIGAEGFQYDHFNYGFRLLLEHVFNDKFSWSHGFGADWDDSRETTWAYSSAFSASLTGNLGAFAEIYGYFAADFPSYHVFDAGLTYVVTPDLQLDLAGGLPLSDYAPDYTLTVGLSWRTSFK, encoded by the coding sequence ATGTTTAAACTTTTACGAACGCTATTTTTTTTATTGCTGATTGCACAAACCTCCCTGGCTCAAGAGGCCATTTTTACTGATCGTCCTAATACTACTGATGCTATTCAGCTGCTAGCTCCCGGTACCTTGCAGACCGAATTTGGCTATTCTAGAACTAAAGATGGAGACTTCACTTCTAGTGATATTCCTAATATTAATTTGAAATACGGTATTACTAATTGGTTAGAAATGAGATTGCAGACCTCTTATAGCAGAGATAAAATGGATATTGAAGGAATAGATACACTGTCAAATGAGGTAGACGGCCTTACACCCATAACTATAGCTCCTAAAATTAAAGTAGTGGAGCAAAACTTCTTACGACCTGCCATTACTTTTGCTCCCACTTTTACTCCTGGTAGTATTGGAGCAGAAGGTTTTCAATATGATCATTTTAACTATGGCTTCAGACTATTATTGGAGCACGTTTTTAATGATAAGTTTTCCTGGTCTCATGGTTTTGGAGCTGATTGGGATGACTCCCGAGAGACTACCTGGGCCTATTCATCTGCCTTTTCTGCTTCACTAACAGGTAATCTGGGAGCTTTCGCAGAAATATATGGCTATTTTGCTGCTGACTTCCCTTCTTATCATGTTTTTGATGCTGGCCTTACTTATGTAGTTACTCCTGACTTACAGTTAGATTTAGCTGGAGGCCTGCCTTTGAGTGATTATGCTCCGGATTATACCCTTACAGTAGGGCTGAGCTGGAGAACCAGCTTTAAGTAA